A genomic stretch from Festucalex cinctus isolate MCC-2025b chromosome 13, RoL_Fcin_1.0, whole genome shotgun sequence includes:
- the her8.2 gene encoding hairy-related 8.2, whose translation MTASSVANTVGRHTSAKEERKMRKPLIERKRRERINNCLDQLKETVISAFRLDQSKLEKADILEMTVKHLQNIQAHKFNDPLEAQQKYSTGYIQCMHEVHNMLLTCDWMDKTLGSRLLNHLLRSLPRSTEARNDVATAVSQDARPQRTFNGNDEREQPSFHVSAVSGCQERGELHGSHLRMLEMWRPW comes from the exons ATGACTGCTTCATCGGTGGCAAACACTGTAGGAAGACACACCAGTGCAAAAGAGGAGAGGAAG ATGCGGAAGCCTCTGATTGAGAGGAAACGACGCGAGAGGATAAACAATTGTTTGGATCAGTTGAAGGAGACCGTGATCAGCGCCTTCAGACTAGAT CAATCCAAACTTGAAAAAGCCGACATACTTGAGATGACGGTGAAACATCTGCAAAATATTCAGGCTCATAAATTCAATG ACCCTCTGGAAGCCCAGCAGAAATACAGCACAGGTTACATCCAGTGCATGCATGAAGTCCACAACATGCTCCTCACCTGtgactggatggataaaacGCTTGGCTCCCGCCTGCTCAACCACCTGCTCAGGTCCCTCCCGAGGTCTACTGAAGCCAGAAATGACGTTGCAACAGCGGTCAGTCAGGATGCTCGTCCCCAGCGTACATTTAACGGGAATGACGAGAGGGAGCAGCCCAGCTTCCACGTGTCTGCAGTCAGTGGGTGCCAGGAGAGAGGGGAGCTCCACGGCTCCCATTTGAGGATGCTGGAAATGTGGCGGCCCTGGTGA